A stretch of Balaenoptera ricei isolate mBalRic1 chromosome 9, mBalRic1.hap2, whole genome shotgun sequence DNA encodes these proteins:
- the CAV2 gene encoding caveolin-2 isoform X1: MGLETEKADIQLFMDEDSYSRHSGVDYADPEKFVDPGSDRDPHRLNSHLKVGFEDVIAEPVSTHSFDKVWICSHALFEISKYVIYKFLTVFLAIPLAFAAGILFAILSCLHIWIIMPFVKTCLMVLPSVQTIWKSVTDVVIAPLCRSVGRSFSSVSLQLSHD, encoded by the exons ATGGGGCTGGAGACCGAGAAGGCGGATATCCAGCTCTTCATGGACGAGGACTCCTACAGCCGCCACAGCGGCGTAGATTACGCCGACCCCGAGAAGTTCGTGGATCCGGGCAGCGACCGAGATCCCCACCGGCTCAACTCGCATCTCAAG GTGGGATTCGAGGATGTGATTGCAGAGCCCGTGTCTACGCACTCTTTTGACAAAGTGTGGATCTGCAGCCACGCTCTCTTTGAAATCAGCAAATACGTGATCTACAAGTTCCTGACGGTGTTCCTGGCTATCCCCTTGGCTTTCGCTGCGGGAATTCTCTTTGCCATCCTCAGCTGTCTGCACATCTG GATTATAATGCCTTTTGTAAAGACCTGCCTAATGGTCCTGCCTTCAGTGCAGACAATATGGAAGAGCGTGACAGATGTTGTCATTGCCCCATTGTGTAGGAGCGTAGGACGCAGCTTCTCTTCTGTCAGCCTGCAACTGAGCCATGACTGA
- the CAV2 gene encoding caveolin-2 isoform X2, whose translation MGLETEKADIQLFMDEDSYSRHSGVDYADPEKFVDPGSDRDPHRLNSHLKVGFEDVIAEPVSTHSFDKVWICSHALFEISKYVIYKFLTVFLAIPLAFAAGILFAILSCLHI comes from the exons ATGGGGCTGGAGACCGAGAAGGCGGATATCCAGCTCTTCATGGACGAGGACTCCTACAGCCGCCACAGCGGCGTAGATTACGCCGACCCCGAGAAGTTCGTGGATCCGGGCAGCGACCGAGATCCCCACCGGCTCAACTCGCATCTCAAG GTGGGATTCGAGGATGTGATTGCAGAGCCCGTGTCTACGCACTCTTTTGACAAAGTGTGGATCTGCAGCCACGCTCTCTTTGAAATCAGCAAATACGTGATCTACAAGTTCCTGACGGTGTTCCTGGCTATCCCCTTGGCTTTCGCTGCGGGAATTCTCTTTGCCATCCTCAGCTGTCTGCACATCTG a